The following are encoded in a window of Streptomyces sp. 11x1 genomic DNA:
- a CDS encoding excalibur calcium-binding domain-containing protein — MGWLGRIVSVVIGLLVIFLALGAVLSSCGVGEEETPESPSPSSVSPTTSPPGVPSTRPAVTETATVTATAVPVPEETITETVDQEPAEPEPVEPEPADPTTADVYYENCDEARAAGAAPVYAGEPGYGRHLDRDGDGVGCES, encoded by the coding sequence ATGGGGTGGCTGGGGCGCATCGTTAGTGTGGTCATCGGCCTTCTCGTGATCTTCCTTGCCCTGGGGGCGGTTCTCTCGTCGTGTGGGGTTGGAGAGGAGGAGACGCCAGAGTCGCCCTCGCCGTCGAGCGTTTCGCCGACGACTTCCCCGCCTGGTGTGCCGTCGACGAGGCCGGCCGTGACGGAGACGGCCACGGTGACAGCCACGGCAGTTCCTGTCCCAGAGGAAACGATCACTGAGACTGTGGACCAGGAACCTGCGGAGCCGGAACCAGTTGAGCCTGAGCCTGCGGATCCGACGACTGCGGACGTGTACTACGAGAACTGCGACGAGGCGCGAGCTGCTGGGGCAGCACCTGTGTACGCCGGGGAGCCGGGGTATGGGCGGCACCTGGACCGGGACGGCGACGGCGTGGGGTGCGAGTCGTAG
- a CDS encoding PASTA domain-containing protein gives MRTRTIAAALAAAALLTLTACEGTSDSSSSKPDTTAEATSSQTKQDTSPTETETDAPATEAGADEAEPETSEVPDVVGMNHGEAQSLLRSKGFMVNEEDASSEGRWVLDNSNWKVCRQDPAPGATDALRVAIYSVKLDESC, from the coding sequence ATGCGCACCCGAACCATCGCAGCAGCACTCGCCGCTGCAGCCCTGCTCACGCTCACCGCCTGCGAGGGCACCAGCGACAGCAGCTCCAGCAAGCCGGACACCACCGCCGAGGCCACCAGCAGTCAGACGAAACAGGACACCAGCCCCACCGAGACTGAAACGGACGCGCCCGCCACCGAGGCCGGCGCCGACGAGGCCGAGCCGGAGACCAGCGAGGTGCCCGACGTCGTCGGCATGAACCACGGCGAGGCGCAGAGCCTGCTGCGCAGCAAAGGCTTCATGGTCAACGAAGAGGACGCGTCGTCCGAGGGCCGCTGGGTCCTCGACAACAGCAACTGGAAGGTCTGCCGCCAGGACCCGGCGCCCGGCGCCACGGACGCCCTCCGCGTCGCCATCTACTCCGTCAAGCTCGACGAGTCCTGCTGA